The following proteins come from a genomic window of Lycium ferocissimum isolate CSIRO_LF1 chromosome 4, AGI_CSIRO_Lferr_CH_V1, whole genome shotgun sequence:
- the LOC132053898 gene encoding NAC domain-containing protein 1-like, giving the protein MDLDELAQGFRPTDLELFTFLLRFIAKEPLCDDGFITELDVYKQEPWESYGHGRHCGGQDNEDTSIYRYFITPLKKKKGRFCRTVGKNIGTWKQRDRGNDVIMKGSINGRKNGLCYEYSKCRPNDQNDGKWLMTEYVFCDTLLRKFKNSEFKDYVICAIRKKSKKKSSNGTQSRNLTAFSNVMREINLPKEKDRLAENTGDTILDKYQTQNQPTPLQEGCIFGVNEDHIAYLELEAKVERLTIVGESAMRNNQVQTQEEDMLDDVTMRIDWLQLG; this is encoded by the coding sequence ATGGATTTGGATGAACTTGCACAAGGATTTCGCCCGACGGATTTAGAGTTATTCACATTCCTTTTGAGGTTTATTGCTAAAGAACCATTGTGTGACGATGGTTTTATTACTGAGCTTGATGTTTACAAACAAGAACCTTGGGAAAGTTATGGCCATGGTCGCCATTGTGGAGGACAAGATAATGAGGACACTAGTATTTACCGCTACTTCATTACACCactgaagaagaaaaagggcaGATTTTGCAGGACTGTGGGTAAAAATATTGGAACTTGGAAGCAGCGAGATAGGGGAAACGATGTCATTATGAAGGGTTCGATTAATGGACGAAAGAATGGTCTATGCTATGAATATTCTAAGTGCCGTCCTAATGATCAGAACGATGGGAAGTGGCTCATGACGGAATATGTGTTTTGTGACACTCTTCTTAGAAAGTTCAAAAATTCTGAGTTTAAAGATTATGTTATTTGTGCCATAAGAAAGAAGTCCAAAAAAAAGTCTTCTAATGGTACTCAAAGTAGGAATCTGACTGCTTTTTCGAACGTGATGCGAGAAATTAATCTGCctaaagaaaaggatagattGGCTGAAAATACGGGAGACACAATCTTGGACAAGTACCAGACACAAAATCAACCAACACCACTGCAAGAAGGTTGTATTTTTGGTGTTAATGAAGACCATATTGCATATTTGGAACTTGAAGCCAAGGTTGAACGACTAACTATTGTTGGTGAATCTGCTATGAGGAACAATCAGGTGCAAACTCAAGAGGAAGACATGTTAGATGATGTGACTATGAGGATAGATTGGCTGCAACTAGGATGA
- the LOC132052096 gene encoding uncharacterized protein LOC132052096 isoform X2, with translation MEMRIESKSSTGISLNIPVNDSNNATSFLPKRLRKRLKSPSIITAQDIETKLKHAELRRQQFYELLSNKARPKFRSSTCSLSQDGELRKQLEAKLLAAEKKRLSILAKVQKRLARLDELRQAAKNAVEMRFEKERDELGNKVESRALRAELNRRLLLKACKQRKAAKKERISQLLTRRVMQESKYRECVRAAIHRKRAAAEKKRLGLLEAERSKAHARILQVKRIANSVISQREIERIRLKDQLEDRLQKAKRLRAEYLKKRRSLLSSRRACSDIIAWGEFLSINVARCWRRFIQLRQTTFSLSKAYMTLDVNRKSVEGMPFEQLAVKIGSSVTIQKAKTLLDRLECRIGIRRELLGPRDVLCFENIDHLIKRAASSVSSRGKVAAPVKLSRYPARVVLCAYMILGHPDSVFTEKGQSEIALAESAGTFVKEFELLLKIMIGGPIKSTGEESPARLAFSSQLKTFDKAWCSYLFHFVMWKVKDVKLLEEDLIKTACQLELSLMQTFKQVMGDYSDLTAEFSSFQRQVIENQKLIWAKVQLLGGDAGLERLEHALSELRSSFIDSVETDSPSSAGSSENSEIKNLEECDVIERSYGTQPIACPVSVEDDSYLCDKRGSGTPQKSIATGPSLATENEVLVNEIVHKGCGLETISEDQESMKARVKERTEKAFWDGVMQSLNQDNPDYSWVLKLMKEVQNELCEMSPPSWRQEIVDTVDIDILSQVLNSGTLDMDYFGRILEFALVTLQKLSAPLIEDQLITNHQKFLKELGESTQGGGNSTALFADLVIKGLQFVLTQIKKLKGEISKTRIKLLEPLIKGPAGFEYLRSAFSNRYGPPIEAPSSLPLVKQWLSSIMLMAAQEWDDHRNSLSSLRLSSGAHSLEKAPITLRAGGSSLRISDPPNLQTNAEQPECKGEKVDLFLRLGLLQLVCEIEGLTVETLPETLRLNFSRLRAVQSFLQKIIVISTSILVLRQTLLAECLVTNPSDMEDIASKSVTKLFNLLDNVEDAGITEVVETLNLCLEGDEPEKRQARKEIMVNVLAKSLRAGDAIFTRVSRTVFLAAKAILLCGSGAEGRRLAENTLKRVGATLLTGKLVESMEDLLVVATVSARVHDSWYRELLKDMRAL, from the exons ATGGAGATGAGAATAGAATCAAAATCCTCCACCGGAATATCCTTAAACATTCCGGTGAATGATTCCAACAATGCGACGTCGTTTCTACCTAAACGTCTTCGCAAACGCCTTAAAAGTCCGTCCATTATTACCGCACAAGATATCGAAACTAAGCTTAAACACGCCGAATTACGTCGTCAG CAATTTTATGAGTTATTGTCAAACAAGGCACGGCCAAAATTTAGATCGTCAACATGCTCATTATCGCAGGATGGGGAGCTTAGAAAGCAACTAGAAGCCAAGCTTCTTGCTGCTGAAAAGAAGAG GTTGAGCATCCTTGCAAAAGTTCAGAAGCGCTTGGCAAGATTAGATGAGCTTAGACAAGCGGCTAAAAATGCTGTGGAAATGCGTTTTGAGAAAGAACGTGATGAACTGGGCAATAAGGTTGAGTCACGAGCTCTGCGTGCAGAATTGAACCGGAGGCTTCTTCTTAAAGCTTGTAAACAACGGAAGGCTGCAAAAAAGGAACGGATTTCACAGTTATTAACGAGGAGGGTAATGCAAGAGAGCAAATACAGAGAGTGTGTCCGGGCTGCTATTCACCGGAAGCGGGCTGCTGCTGAAAAGAAACGGTTGGGATTGCTGGAAGCAGAGAGGTCAAAGGCACATGCAAGAATATTACAAGTTAAACGGATAGCAAACTCTGTAATTAGTCAACGGGAGATTGAGAGGATAAGACTAAAAGATCAACTGGAGGATCGTCTCCAAAAG GCTAAGAGGCTCAGAGCAGAGTAtttaaagaaaaggagaagTCTGCTAAGTTCACGTCGTGCCTGTTCAGATATAATTGCGTGGGGGGAGTTTTTGTCTATTAACGTAGCAAG GTGCTGGAGGCGGTTCATCCAACTAAGACAAACAACTTTTTCATTGTCTAAAGCATATATGACCCTAGATGTTAACAGAAAATCTGTTGAAGGAATGCCATTTGAGCAACTTGCAGTGAAGATTGGGTCAAGTGTGACCATCCAAAAGGCAAAAACATTACTCGATCGACTAGAGTGCCGCATTGGTATAAGACGTGAGCTTCTCGGTCCCAGAGATgtactttgttttgaaaatattgATCATCTTATTAAGCGTGCCGCTTCCAGTGTCTCATCTAGGGGGAAAGTGGCAGCTCCAGTCAAGTTATCAAGGTACCCAGCCAGAGTAGTTCTCTGTGCATATATGATTCTAGGACATCCAGATTCAGTTTTCACTGAAAAGGGACAGTCTGAAATTGCTCTTGCTGAATCTGCTGGAACCTTTGTTAAAGAGTTCGAATTGCTGCTTAAAATTATGATAGGAGGTCCCATTAAATCTACAGGAGAAGAAAGCCCAGCGAGGCTGGCTTTCAGTTCTCAGCTTAAAACTTTCGATAAAGCATGGTGCTCTTATCTGTTTCACTTTGTgatgtggaaagttaaggatgTCAAGTTGTTAGAAGAGGATTTGATAAAAACTGCTTGTCAACTGGAGCTCTCCCTAATGCAAACTTTCAAGCAGGTTATGGGAGATTACAGTGATCTCACAGCCGAATTCAGTTCTTTCCAGAGGCAG GTGATTGAAAATCAGAAACTTATTTGGGCAAAGGTTCAGCTGCTGGGTGGTGATGCTGGACTTGAACGTCTGGAACATGCTCTTTCTGAGCTGCGATCTAGTTTTATTGACTCTGTGGAGACTGATTCTCCGAGTTCAGCTGGTTCATCTGAAAACTCTGAAATCAAGAATTTGGAGGAGTGTGATGTAATTGAAAGGTCTTATGGTACACAGCCCATTGCTTGCCCCGTGTCTGTGGAAGATGATTCATACTTGTGCGATAAACGTGGTTCTGGAACTCCTCAAAAAAGCATAGCTACTGGTCCATCACTTGCGACAGAGAATGAAGTGCTTGTGAATGAAATTGTTCACAAGGGTTGTGGCTTGGAGACCATTAGTGAAGACCAAGAGAGTATGAAG GCTAGAGTGAAAGAGAGAACGGAAAAGGCTTTCTGGGATGGTGTTATGCAATCCTTGAATCAGGATAACCCTGATTACAGTTGGGTTCTCAAACTTATGAAGGAAGTACAAAATGAACTGTGTGAGATGTCTCCTCCAAGTTGGAGACAGGAGATCGTCGATACCGTTGATATTGATATCCTATCACAG GTTCTAAACTCAGGGACATTGGACATGGATTATTTTGGAAGGATTTTGGAATTTGCATTGGTTACTTTGCAGAAACTCTCAGCACCTTTGATTGAAGATCAATTGATAACTAATCACCAGAAATTCTTGAAAGAACTAGGGGAAAGTACTCAGGGTGGAGGAAACAGCACTGCATTGTTTGCTGATTTGGTTATCAAGGGTTTGCAATTTGTTCTAACACAAATTAAG AAACTCAAAGGTGAAATAAGCAAAACACGCATCAAATTGTTAGAACCATTAATCAAGGGACCTGCTGGTTTTGAATACCTTAGAAGTGCTTTTTCCAACCGCTATGGTCCTCCTATTGAGGCTCCTAGCTCTCTACCATTAGTGAAGCAATGGCTATCTTCTATCATGTTAATGGCTGCGCAAGAGTGGGATGACCACCGGAATTCATTATCATCTCTGAGGTTGAGCAGTGGGGCACATTCTTTGGAGAAAGCTCCAATCACACTTCGCGCTGGAGGTAGCTCTCTAAGGATATCAGATCCTCCAAACCTTCAGACCAATG CCGAACAACCAGAATGCAAAGGAGAGAAGGTTGATCTGTTTTTAAGGCTCGGTTTGTTGCAACTTGTCTGTGAGATTGAGGGGTTGACAGTGGAAACACTGCCCGAGACTTTGAGATTGAATTTCTCCAGATTGAGAGCTGTCCAGTCTTTCCTCCAGAAAATCATTGTAATCAGTACTAG CATATTGGTTTTGCGGCAGACTCTTCTTGCTGAATGCCTGGTTACCAACCCCTCAGACATGGAAGATATAGCATCTAAATCTGTTACAAAGCTGTTTAATCTTCTGGATAACGTGGAGGATGCTGGTATAACTGAAGTCGTTGAGACACTGAACCTTTGCCTAGAAGGTGATGAGCCAGAGAAGCGCCAAGCACGGAAGGAGATCATGGTGAACGTGTTGGCAAAGAGCTTGCGAGCAGGGGATGCCATTTTCACTCGAGTTTCCCGCACTGTTTTCTTGGCAGCAAAAGCGATTTTACTTTGCGGAAGCGGAGCTGAGGGTAGGCGATTGGCGGAGAACACCCTGAAACGTGTCGGGGCGACTCTACTCACAGGAAAGCTGGTTGAGTCTATGGAAGATCTGTTGGTTGTGGCAACTGTGTCAGCCagagttcatgattcatggTATCGAGAGTTGCTTAAAGATATGAGAGCTTTGTAG
- the LOC132052096 gene encoding uncharacterized protein LOC132052096 isoform X1 codes for MEMRIESKSSTGISLNIPVNDSNNATSFLPKRLRKRLKSPSIITAQDIETKLKHAELRRQQFYELLSNKARPKFRSSTCSLSQDGELRKQLEAKLLAAEKKRLSILAKVQKRLARLDELRQAAKNAVEMRFEKERDELGNKVESRALRAELNRRLLLKACKQRKAAKKERISQLLTRRVMQESKYRECVRAAIHRKRAAAEKKRLGLLEAERSKAHARILQVKRIANSVISQREIERIRLKDQLEDRLQKAKRLRAEYLKKRRSLLSSRRACSDIIAWGEFLSINVARCWRRFIQLRQTTFSLSKAYMTLDVNRKSVEGMPFEQLAVKIGSSVTIQKAKTLLDRLECRIGIRRELLGPRDVLCFENIDHLIKRAASSVSSRGKVAAPVKLSRYPARVVLCAYMILGHPDSVFTEKGQSEIALAESAGTFVKEFELLLKIMIGGPIKSTGEESPARLAFSSQLKTFDKAWCSYLFHFVMWKVKDVKLLEEDLIKTACQLELSLMQTFKQVMGDYSDLTAEFSSFQRQVIENQKLIWAKVQLLGGDAGLERLEHALSELRSSFIDSVETDSPSSAGSSENSEIKNLEECDVIERSYGTQPIACPVSVEDDSYLCDKRGSGTPQKSIATGPSLATENEVLVNEIVHKGCGLETISEDQESMKARVKERTEKAFWDGVMQSLNQDNPDYSWVLKLMKEVQNELCEMSPPSWRQEIVDTVDIDILSQVLNSGTLDMDYFGRILEFALVTLQKLSAPLIEDQLITNHQKFLKELGESTQGGGNSTALFADLVIKGLQFVLTQIKKLKGEISKTRIKLLEPLIKGPAGFEYLRSAFSNRYGPPIEAPSSLPLVKQWLSSIMLMAAQEWDDHRNSLSSLRLSSGAHSLEKAPITLRAGGSSLRISDPPNLQTNAAEQPECKGEKVDLFLRLGLLQLVCEIEGLTVETLPETLRLNFSRLRAVQSFLQKIIVISTSILVLRQTLLAECLVTNPSDMEDIASKSVTKLFNLLDNVEDAGITEVVETLNLCLEGDEPEKRQARKEIMVNVLAKSLRAGDAIFTRVSRTVFLAAKAILLCGSGAEGRRLAENTLKRVGATLLTGKLVESMEDLLVVATVSARVHDSWYRELLKDMRAL; via the exons ATGGAGATGAGAATAGAATCAAAATCCTCCACCGGAATATCCTTAAACATTCCGGTGAATGATTCCAACAATGCGACGTCGTTTCTACCTAAACGTCTTCGCAAACGCCTTAAAAGTCCGTCCATTATTACCGCACAAGATATCGAAACTAAGCTTAAACACGCCGAATTACGTCGTCAG CAATTTTATGAGTTATTGTCAAACAAGGCACGGCCAAAATTTAGATCGTCAACATGCTCATTATCGCAGGATGGGGAGCTTAGAAAGCAACTAGAAGCCAAGCTTCTTGCTGCTGAAAAGAAGAG GTTGAGCATCCTTGCAAAAGTTCAGAAGCGCTTGGCAAGATTAGATGAGCTTAGACAAGCGGCTAAAAATGCTGTGGAAATGCGTTTTGAGAAAGAACGTGATGAACTGGGCAATAAGGTTGAGTCACGAGCTCTGCGTGCAGAATTGAACCGGAGGCTTCTTCTTAAAGCTTGTAAACAACGGAAGGCTGCAAAAAAGGAACGGATTTCACAGTTATTAACGAGGAGGGTAATGCAAGAGAGCAAATACAGAGAGTGTGTCCGGGCTGCTATTCACCGGAAGCGGGCTGCTGCTGAAAAGAAACGGTTGGGATTGCTGGAAGCAGAGAGGTCAAAGGCACATGCAAGAATATTACAAGTTAAACGGATAGCAAACTCTGTAATTAGTCAACGGGAGATTGAGAGGATAAGACTAAAAGATCAACTGGAGGATCGTCTCCAAAAG GCTAAGAGGCTCAGAGCAGAGTAtttaaagaaaaggagaagTCTGCTAAGTTCACGTCGTGCCTGTTCAGATATAATTGCGTGGGGGGAGTTTTTGTCTATTAACGTAGCAAG GTGCTGGAGGCGGTTCATCCAACTAAGACAAACAACTTTTTCATTGTCTAAAGCATATATGACCCTAGATGTTAACAGAAAATCTGTTGAAGGAATGCCATTTGAGCAACTTGCAGTGAAGATTGGGTCAAGTGTGACCATCCAAAAGGCAAAAACATTACTCGATCGACTAGAGTGCCGCATTGGTATAAGACGTGAGCTTCTCGGTCCCAGAGATgtactttgttttgaaaatattgATCATCTTATTAAGCGTGCCGCTTCCAGTGTCTCATCTAGGGGGAAAGTGGCAGCTCCAGTCAAGTTATCAAGGTACCCAGCCAGAGTAGTTCTCTGTGCATATATGATTCTAGGACATCCAGATTCAGTTTTCACTGAAAAGGGACAGTCTGAAATTGCTCTTGCTGAATCTGCTGGAACCTTTGTTAAAGAGTTCGAATTGCTGCTTAAAATTATGATAGGAGGTCCCATTAAATCTACAGGAGAAGAAAGCCCAGCGAGGCTGGCTTTCAGTTCTCAGCTTAAAACTTTCGATAAAGCATGGTGCTCTTATCTGTTTCACTTTGTgatgtggaaagttaaggatgTCAAGTTGTTAGAAGAGGATTTGATAAAAACTGCTTGTCAACTGGAGCTCTCCCTAATGCAAACTTTCAAGCAGGTTATGGGAGATTACAGTGATCTCACAGCCGAATTCAGTTCTTTCCAGAGGCAG GTGATTGAAAATCAGAAACTTATTTGGGCAAAGGTTCAGCTGCTGGGTGGTGATGCTGGACTTGAACGTCTGGAACATGCTCTTTCTGAGCTGCGATCTAGTTTTATTGACTCTGTGGAGACTGATTCTCCGAGTTCAGCTGGTTCATCTGAAAACTCTGAAATCAAGAATTTGGAGGAGTGTGATGTAATTGAAAGGTCTTATGGTACACAGCCCATTGCTTGCCCCGTGTCTGTGGAAGATGATTCATACTTGTGCGATAAACGTGGTTCTGGAACTCCTCAAAAAAGCATAGCTACTGGTCCATCACTTGCGACAGAGAATGAAGTGCTTGTGAATGAAATTGTTCACAAGGGTTGTGGCTTGGAGACCATTAGTGAAGACCAAGAGAGTATGAAG GCTAGAGTGAAAGAGAGAACGGAAAAGGCTTTCTGGGATGGTGTTATGCAATCCTTGAATCAGGATAACCCTGATTACAGTTGGGTTCTCAAACTTATGAAGGAAGTACAAAATGAACTGTGTGAGATGTCTCCTCCAAGTTGGAGACAGGAGATCGTCGATACCGTTGATATTGATATCCTATCACAG GTTCTAAACTCAGGGACATTGGACATGGATTATTTTGGAAGGATTTTGGAATTTGCATTGGTTACTTTGCAGAAACTCTCAGCACCTTTGATTGAAGATCAATTGATAACTAATCACCAGAAATTCTTGAAAGAACTAGGGGAAAGTACTCAGGGTGGAGGAAACAGCACTGCATTGTTTGCTGATTTGGTTATCAAGGGTTTGCAATTTGTTCTAACACAAATTAAG AAACTCAAAGGTGAAATAAGCAAAACACGCATCAAATTGTTAGAACCATTAATCAAGGGACCTGCTGGTTTTGAATACCTTAGAAGTGCTTTTTCCAACCGCTATGGTCCTCCTATTGAGGCTCCTAGCTCTCTACCATTAGTGAAGCAATGGCTATCTTCTATCATGTTAATGGCTGCGCAAGAGTGGGATGACCACCGGAATTCATTATCATCTCTGAGGTTGAGCAGTGGGGCACATTCTTTGGAGAAAGCTCCAATCACACTTCGCGCTGGAGGTAGCTCTCTAAGGATATCAGATCCTCCAAACCTTCAGACCAATG CAGCCGAACAACCAGAATGCAAAGGAGAGAAGGTTGATCTGTTTTTAAGGCTCGGTTTGTTGCAACTTGTCTGTGAGATTGAGGGGTTGACAGTGGAAACACTGCCCGAGACTTTGAGATTGAATTTCTCCAGATTGAGAGCTGTCCAGTCTTTCCTCCAGAAAATCATTGTAATCAGTACTAG CATATTGGTTTTGCGGCAGACTCTTCTTGCTGAATGCCTGGTTACCAACCCCTCAGACATGGAAGATATAGCATCTAAATCTGTTACAAAGCTGTTTAATCTTCTGGATAACGTGGAGGATGCTGGTATAACTGAAGTCGTTGAGACACTGAACCTTTGCCTAGAAGGTGATGAGCCAGAGAAGCGCCAAGCACGGAAGGAGATCATGGTGAACGTGTTGGCAAAGAGCTTGCGAGCAGGGGATGCCATTTTCACTCGAGTTTCCCGCACTGTTTTCTTGGCAGCAAAAGCGATTTTACTTTGCGGAAGCGGAGCTGAGGGTAGGCGATTGGCGGAGAACACCCTGAAACGTGTCGGGGCGACTCTACTCACAGGAAAGCTGGTTGAGTCTATGGAAGATCTGTTGGTTGTGGCAACTGTGTCAGCCagagttcatgattcatggTATCGAGAGTTGCTTAAAGATATGAGAGCTTTGTAG
- the LOC132052097 gene encoding F-box/LRR-repeat protein At3g26922-like isoform X2 — MEILMAKDRLTDLPELILLHILSMLPDSKQVVRTSALSKQWRFLWKSVPVSLDFHFPKYPYESKINKKKILAFAASTNRELHYWRSCEKIQAFRVFPYIYKDYLTEHLDFWVHFATNIAHVEEFTLQFDQKIYPEFAYLFPQFACTNTSLRKLVLGSPNLECLELDKVCGIRRLDISSLKLRKLIITNYETESDDEHVHWLEIFAPYIRHLELLGFCCDEIRLQLRNVASLVTAVLSLNVNFFEVGDEQDKLDKECRYLQELLHSVAHVKNLELGPWCTEFLSVLELKGRLFPQSSWQFLKLNTALEQLDFPGICSFLQSSLDLETLVIDWNDHKPKGLLSRYTNEDEQSRRFGAHNVNCSLLHLKTIKFINFYGQLSESKFVLPLVKYLLKNATVLKKFVLSGKFKWSDVPRDYVKMEQEFLSIPRSSPHASVVFSY, encoded by the exons ATGGAAATACTCATGGCGAAAGACCGACTCACTGATCTACCGGAGCTGATTCTACTCCACATCCTCTCTATGTTGCCGGACAGTAAACAAGTTGTGAGGACCAGTGCATTATCTAAACAATGGAGATTTCTTTGGAAGTCCGTTCCGGTATCACTTGATTTCCACTTCCCCAAGTATCCCTATGAAtctaaaattaacaaaaagaaaattctcGCTTTCGCAGCTTCCACCAATAGAGAGCTTCATTATTGGAGGTCTTGCGAGAAAATCCAAGCATTCAGGGttttcccctatatatacaagGACTATCTTACTGAACATCTTGATTTTTGGGTACATTTTGCTACTAACATTGCTCATGTTGAAGAGTTTACACTTCAATTTGACCAAAAAATTTATCCAGAGTTCGCATATCTGTTTCCTCAGTTTGCCTGTACGAATACGTCATTGAGGAAATTGGTTCTAG GTTCCCCTAATTTGGAGTGCTTGGAACTAGATAAAGTTTGTGGCATTCGTCGTTTGGACATTAGCTCTCTCAAGCTGAGAAAATTGATCATAACAAACTACGAAACAGAAAGTGATGATGAACATGTACATTGGCTCGAAATATTTGCCCCGTATATTCGACATTTGGAACTTTTGGGGTTTTGCTGTGATGAGATACGCTTGCAGCTGAGGAATGTGGCTTCACTTGTCACTGCGGTCCTTTCCttaaatgttaatttttttgaagttggagatgAACAAGACAAACTGGACAAGGAGTGTAGATACTTGCAGGAACTTCTTCACAGCGTTGCCCATGTCAAGAATCTTGAATTGGGCCCGTGGTGTACTGAG TTCCTGTCCGTACTGGAGCTGAAAGGGCGGCTGTTTCCACAATCAAGCTGGCAATTCTTAAAACTTAACACAGCCTTAGAACAGTTGGACTTCCCTGGAATTTGCAGCTTTCTGCAGAGTTCTTTAGATCTGGAGACATTGGTCATTGACTGGAATGACCACAAACCAAAA GGCCTGTTGTCAAGGTACACAAATGAGGATGAACAGAGCAGGAGGTTTGGGGCACATAATGTTAACTGCTCATTGCTACATCTAAAGACCATCAAGTTCATTAACTTTTATGGACAACTAAGTGAAAGTAAGTTTGTACTACCATTGGTAAAATATTTGCTCAAGAATGCAACAGTGCTAAAGAAGTTTGTCCTTTCTGGCAAATTCAAATGGAGTGATGTGCCTCGGGATTATGTTAAGATGGAACAGGAGTTTCTAAGCATTCCAAGATCTTCTCCGCATGCTTCAGTTGTCTTTTCTTATTGA
- the LOC132052097 gene encoding F-box/LRR-repeat protein At3g03360-like isoform X1, with amino-acid sequence MEILMAKDRLTDLPELILLHILSMLPDSKQVVRTSALSKQWRFLWKSVPVSLDFHFPKYPYESKINKKKILAFAASTNRELHYWRSCEKIQAFRVFPYIYKDYLTEHLDFWVHFATNIAHVEEFTLQFDQKIYPEFAYLFPQFACTNTSLRKLVLGNCQLNPSGGSVNWTSLVSLSIGYLALTEGVMENILSGSPNLECLELDKVCGIRRLDISSLKLRKLIITNYETESDDEHVHWLEIFAPYIRHLELLGFCCDEIRLQLRNVASLVTAVLSLNVNFFEVGDEQDKLDKECRYLQELLHSVAHVKNLELGPWCTEFLSVLELKGRLFPQSSWQFLKLNTALEQLDFPGICSFLQSSLDLETLVIDWNDHKPKGLLSRYTNEDEQSRRFGAHNVNCSLLHLKTIKFINFYGQLSESKFVLPLVKYLLKNATVLKKFVLSGKFKWSDVPRDYVKMEQEFLSIPRSSPHASVVFSY; translated from the exons ATGGAAATACTCATGGCGAAAGACCGACTCACTGATCTACCGGAGCTGATTCTACTCCACATCCTCTCTATGTTGCCGGACAGTAAACAAGTTGTGAGGACCAGTGCATTATCTAAACAATGGAGATTTCTTTGGAAGTCCGTTCCGGTATCACTTGATTTCCACTTCCCCAAGTATCCCTATGAAtctaaaattaacaaaaagaaaattctcGCTTTCGCAGCTTCCACCAATAGAGAGCTTCATTATTGGAGGTCTTGCGAGAAAATCCAAGCATTCAGGGttttcccctatatatacaagGACTATCTTACTGAACATCTTGATTTTTGGGTACATTTTGCTACTAACATTGCTCATGTTGAAGAGTTTACACTTCAATTTGACCAAAAAATTTATCCAGAGTTCGCATATCTGTTTCCTCAGTTTGCCTGTACGAATACGTCATTGAGGAAATTGGTTCTAGGTAACTGCCAGCTAAACCCTTCTGGTGGTAGTGTTAATTGGACTAGTCTAGTTTCTCTTTCGATTGGGTACCTTGCTTTGACGGAAGGTGTAATGGAAAATATATTATCAGGTTCCCCTAATTTGGAGTGCTTGGAACTAGATAAAGTTTGTGGCATTCGTCGTTTGGACATTAGCTCTCTCAAGCTGAGAAAATTGATCATAACAAACTACGAAACAGAAAGTGATGATGAACATGTACATTGGCTCGAAATATTTGCCCCGTATATTCGACATTTGGAACTTTTGGGGTTTTGCTGTGATGAGATACGCTTGCAGCTGAGGAATGTGGCTTCACTTGTCACTGCGGTCCTTTCCttaaatgttaatttttttgaagttggagatgAACAAGACAAACTGGACAAGGAGTGTAGATACTTGCAGGAACTTCTTCACAGCGTTGCCCATGTCAAGAATCTTGAATTGGGCCCGTGGTGTACTGAG TTCCTGTCCGTACTGGAGCTGAAAGGGCGGCTGTTTCCACAATCAAGCTGGCAATTCTTAAAACTTAACACAGCCTTAGAACAGTTGGACTTCCCTGGAATTTGCAGCTTTCTGCAGAGTTCTTTAGATCTGGAGACATTGGTCATTGACTGGAATGACCACAAACCAAAA GGCCTGTTGTCAAGGTACACAAATGAGGATGAACAGAGCAGGAGGTTTGGGGCACATAATGTTAACTGCTCATTGCTACATCTAAAGACCATCAAGTTCATTAACTTTTATGGACAACTAAGTGAAAGTAAGTTTGTACTACCATTGGTAAAATATTTGCTCAAGAATGCAACAGTGCTAAAGAAGTTTGTCCTTTCTGGCAAATTCAAATGGAGTGATGTGCCTCGGGATTATGTTAAGATGGAACAGGAGTTTCTAAGCATTCCAAGATCTTCTCCGCATGCTTCAGTTGTCTTTTCTTATTGA